Part of the Desulfobacterales bacterium genome, GGGTGCTCAACCGGAACCGGCTCTTCCTACCCCTATCACCGTGTGATCTGGAAGTTTTAAAACACCGGTAATGTTACCTGGCTGAATGGCTTCGGCTGGAGGCGTCACCGGTGGTGCCACAGCCGGCGGAGGCGTTGACGGTTCGGGCTCCGAACTCAACGGCGCAAAGCGCCGATCGATTCTTCCCGTTTCCGCCTTTACCCGCTCAATCATTTTGGTGAAGGCTTCCTCCAGCGATTTCTCCATGACAACCACCTGCCCCTGCGTCATGATCAGCCGCTTCAATTCTGGGATCTTCAAGGTCGTCGACGACTTAAGATAAACGGGTTGAATGTAGATGAGCATCCTTCCGATGGGAAAAATGATCATATTGCCGCGCGCCACCTGAGAGCCCACCTGGTCCCACAAAGTCAGCTGCTGGGACACCATCGTGTCCTGGTTGATGAGGGAATTAATCTGCGCGGGTCCATAAACCAGCTCTCCTTTCGGAAAGCTGTAAATAATCAATTTCCCGTAACTCGACGCGTCGGACCCCGCCAGCGCCATTGCTCTCAAGTTGGCGCGACCCTTGGGCATAATCGGAGATACCAGAACAAAATCAAAGCGATTGGGCTCGATCATGTCGAGCGTGAGGTAATAGGATCGGGTCGCCTGTTGTTTTTCGGAACCAAGCTCGGGAATACCGACTTCCCAGATATCCTCCTGCTGGTAAAAGACCGCGGGATCCGTTTGGTGATATTTGGCATAGATGACCATCTGTATATCAAAAAGATCCTTCGGATAGCGCACCTGAGACCGCAGTTCCGGCGGCATCTGACCGGCATCCTTGAAAAGTCCGGGATACATTCGTCGATAGGCATTGATGACGGGGTCTTGCGTGTCAAAAATATAATAATTCACGGTTCCGTCATATGCATTGACCACCACCTTGACTGAATTTCTAATATAATTCAACCGGTTGGCGCCAGATCCATGAGTGGCCGAATTGGGGTAGAATTGAGAGGTTGTGTAGCCATCCTGCATCCAGTACAGATTGCTTTTTGTAACAACGGCATAAGGATCACGGTCCAGCACTATATAAGGCGTAATCGTTCGAATCCGCTCCTGTATGTTGCGCCGAAAAAGAATTCTGCTTTTTTTATTGGTCTTTGTGGTAAAAAAGACGTCCGAATCTTTCAGAAAATAGGCAAACATCAACTTTCTCAAGGCGGAATTGATAAACACGCCCTTTGATCCCTCATAGGCTTCCGTAACATTGGCATCCCCCTTCGGATAACCGAATTCTCCCGCATCGTTCGGAACGATCACATAAGGATAGTTATTCAGCATGCCGAAATATACCGCCGGTTGCTCGATTTTGAAGCCGAACTCCGACTCGAGCGGGATTCCTTTGAGAAACCAGGTCATCGGCTCATCCCCCCCCTGCCCGGCGGGGGTCATCACCGCGCCATATCCATGGGTGTACACCAGGTGGTCGTTCACCCAGTTTCGGGCGCCCTTGGGCAGTTCGGCAGTGTTCATCTCCCGGACGGCCAGAAAAACCTGCTGATTATTGCCCCGAACGTTGTAGTGACTGACATCGACCTTATCAAAATCATAATAGGTGCGCAGCTCCTGTAACTGCTCGTAAACGTCATTCAGGAGCTCTCCGTCCCAAACGGGAATGTTTCGAAAAATTCCCTGAACCATCTTCTCGTCAATGCCTTCGGGAACCACCGCGGGAGTGACTTGACGCATCTCGACACGCTTCAAATTGTAGGCGGACAGTGTGGCGTCTATATTGTTCATGAGATAAGGGGTTTGTTTGGAGATGGCATTGGGATTGACCCAGTAATCATTGGCGGCTTTTGGAAGTATTCCCGAATAACGCGCGCCCAATGCCAGTGAAAAGAGAACCGCTGAAACAATGACGACCTTGATTCCCTTTCGCGTCAGAACAAAATAGGCGGCCGAAATCGCCGTAACGGCCAGCAGAAAAATGCTCGCATATAGGAAAGGCAGAATGACGCGCATCTCGGCGTATCCCGGTCCCGAGAAGAGCGGTTCGTAAATGGCGGTATAAAGTAAGCCGTAGCGCTGCAGGAAAAAATCCCATATTTCTATCCCGAAAACGCAAAGGACCAGAAAGCAGACGTGGAAGGTGGCTCCCTTTGGAAGCCCCTGTTCCTGTGCTTTGAGTAACCGGCGCTCCAGCCAATAGAGGAAAAAAACACCGGCCGACAAAACGGCGAAGGAGATGACGATTCGCCTTTGAAGCAACGAATAAATCGGAAATGAAAAAAGGTAGTAACTGATGTCTTTTCCGTATACCGGATCCGGAATAGCGGCTTGAGGTCCGAAAACAAACAGGAGAAAGGCCTCCCAATGCTCAAATAACGGCAATGCGATCACAATGGCCAGAATCAGGGAAACGGGAATATAAACAAGCATGGACCCGGTGCGGAACATCTCCAACACATGTCGATAGGTCTTGGTCCGCGGTTTGGATTCTTCCGCAGGGGTACTGCCGGTGCCCAGATACCGCGAAGCCATCCAAAAGTTGAAAAAGAAAATGAAGAAAAAGAGCGCGGTGACGATCAGAAACACCAAGTAACGATAGAGCAGCCGCTGTAGGAAATAAAAGGCGTACCCCAGTGAGTCAAACCACCAGTAATCCACCAAAAAGTCGATGGTAAAGAAACTGCTGATCAACAAAAGAGCGCCCAGCAAGAAAAATACGCCGACAACTGTTCCCAACCTTCGCCTCACCCACCCCATTCTGCCATCCTTATGATCCATTTTCGTCAACCCCTCTGAACGAACATAAAAAGCTTCCGGCAAAACCGGCTTCCGTGTAACACGGTTAATAATCCCACATTCGAATAAAGGTTTCCAGAAATTTCATGGCGCGTATCTTGTCGATATTGGGCCGCAAGGTTTTTCCCGTCACCTCTTTTTATGGCCATGATCATGGTTTCGGCCACGCCGGGGTGTTTTTTCCAGACCGGCAGGAACTCGCTGTCGCGCAAACAGCCTGCCGCTCTTCCAAAAACACCCCGGCGCAGCCTCCCGGCCGTGGAAAATTGGCCGAAACGATATTCAAGGCCTATTTTATTTTCCCCGTCATAAGGGTCAATGTTAATCCCCCATGATGAAACGGACGCGGTGTAAAGGGTAAAGGAAACCGGCGATCAACCGCGGCAACCGGTGATAGCAGGGCAAACCGCCACCCCTTAAAATCGGCCTTTAATTTTTGGCCGATCTTTCCGAGCAACGCCGCGCTCTCCTGGATGCTTCCCAGTCGCCTGCCATAGGGCGGATTCAAGACGATCACGCCAGGCCCGTTGTTTTCCCCCATCCCAGGCAGGGTTGCCGGCGACATATCAAAAAAATCCATAGGACGCACCTGAACCATATTCAGCAGATCATGGGTGGACAGGCATTCGGTCAAACGGCGACAAGCAGATATAGAAATATCCGACGCCATGATGGGCGCTGTTTTCCCGTCAAAAACCTGAGCTTGCGCTTTCCTGCGCAGGTAAGCCCATTGCTGCTCTCGAAAGGCGGGCCATCCCATAAAGGCAAAGGCTCTGAACCAGCCGGGCGGAATGTTTCGTGCCATCAGGGCAGCTTCCAGGGAAAAGGTGCCTGAGCCGCACATGGGATCGAGCAAGGTTAGATCCGGTCTGTAACCGGCTATCCGTAAAATGGCTGCAGCACTGGTTTCCCGTAAGGGTGCGCTTCCGCCATGGGTTTTTAGTCCCCGTTTATAAAGCGGTTCGCCGGAAGCATCGAGGGACAGGGTAAACCGATCCTCAACCGCCCGAACAAAAATGCGTTGGCTAAAAAGCGCATGTTCCCGATTCCGGCTGCTGCCAAGGCGAGTGAATACCCCCCGCTCGATTCGCTCCGCAATCGCGCCCGTGTGGTTCAGGCGGGACTGTTTGGCGGTAACGCTTATCTCAACGGTAAATCCGGGATATATAAAAAGCTCCCAGGGAATTTCCGCCCCTTTTTTTTCCAGCGCCGCAAAACCGGTGGCTTTAAATTCGCCTATCCGCATCAGGATCCGCGTGGCGATGCGGGAATGCAAATGGAATAAAAAGCAATCCGGCAGGCGACCGGTGAATTCAACCCCGCCCGGAAGGATACGCAGATTTTCCCTGTCCATGCCGAGTTCCAAAAGCTCATCCGCACAAATCGACTCCATGCCAGGCGCACAGATGGCAAAAAATAAATGCGCCTCGCCCACCACATGTCGTTTGATCCGCCGGGTCAGGGCCGGGGGCGGCAGCGGCGGCAAATGGTCATTGCTTTGGGAAGGCTGCTCTGATAGGAAAGTCGTCATATTTTATGTCTTTTGAAATTCGTTCTTATCACCCGCATGGCGGTGGAAGGCGCGCCACTCCCCCTTTGTGTTCACGGGCTGAACCAAAAAGAGAAGCGATGGCACCCGCAACTGTAATTTTTAAAAAAGCGCGTTATGACGCCGCCTTAACATCAATCGTGGCTGAGATGCTCGACGCGCTGCTGGGCAACTCCTTACAGCCCGGCATGCGGGTTTTGATCAAACCCAATTTGCTCATGGCGTCGCGTCCCGAACGGGCCATCTGCGCCCATCCGCTCGTCGTGCGCGCCGCCGCTGACTATGTTCTGCAAAAAGGCGGCCACTGCCGCATCGGCGACAGTCCGGGCATCGGGTCCTTTGAAAAAATACTAAAAGATGGCGAATATCACCAGGCATTGAGCGACCTTGACGTCACGATCGCGCCGTTTACTGTCTCAACGAAAATCGATATCGGCCCGCCCTTCGGCCGAATTGATCTATGCGCCGATGTAGCGGATGCCGATCTGATCATCAATATCGCTAAATTAAAGTCCCATGTCCAGATGCGTTTAACGCTCGGGGTAAAAAATCTCTTCGGCTGCGTGGTGGGGCTCAAAAAAACCGAGTGGCACATGCGCGTCGGTGTGGACCGTAATCTTTTTGCCCGCCTTCTCGTGCAGATTTGCCAAACAGTTCATCCCGCCGTGACCTTGGTGGACGGAATTCTGGCATTGGAAGGGCAGGGACCCGGAAAAAGCGGAACCCCCCGGCCCATCGGCGTGCTGATCGGCGGGAATAATCCGTTTGCCGTTGATGCGGCAATCTGCCGAATGCTCGGCACAACGCCGGATACCGTGCCGACCCATCAAGCGGCCAAAGCCCTAGAGCTGGTTCCCGATATCATTCTAACCCTCGGGGACGCGCCAATGGTAACCGGTTTTCAGTTCCCGGTCATCGCGCCCCTGGAATTCGGACCGAAGCTGTTTCGCAAATTCATGCGAAGGCATTGGGTTCAGCGCCCGGTCGTAAATTCAGCCGCATGCAGCCTGTGCGGCAAATGCCACCGGCATTGCCCGGCCGGTGCCATTCAAATTCACCGCCAGCAACTTCAATTCGATTATGATCGCTGCATTCGGTGCTACTGCTGTGTTGAAATTTGCAAGGAAGGCGCTCTGAGTACACGGGAAACGCCGGCCGGAAAGCTGCTTCGGCACCTCACTGCTGCCGGCGCCAGGCTGCGGGCACGAATGCACCACATGCATTCGGGCGGTTCCCGTCGTTGCGATAATGATCCGACCGCCGGGCAATCACGTTGACATTCGTCCGGCATTTTTGTATTTGTTTCTAACTTCTCGGACTCTCTACATGAAAGGAAAGGGTGAACGCTATGGCAGGAATAAACAAGGTTATTCTAGTGGGGCGATTGGGCAGGGATCCGGAAATCAAATATTTCCCGAGCGGAGACGCGGTTTGTAATTTCAGCATCGCCACATCTGACACCTGGAAAGATAAAGACACCGGTGAAAAAAAGGAAAAAACGGAGTGGCATAAGATCGTCGCTTTCCGGAAACTCGCCGAGACTTGCGGCAAATACCTGTCCAAAGGCTCAATGGTTTATATCGAAGGAAGGCTGCAGACGCGATCCTGGGAAAAGGATGGCATTACCCGGTATATGACTGAAATTGAAGCCCTCAATATGCAAATGCTGGATCGTAAAGAAGGCACCGGCAACGCCGGGAGACCAGCGGGCAACGATTACGGCCAGCAACTCCCCCCATCGCACTTCCCAGAAGCACCCGAAGATGATATTCCATTCTGAATTGTTTTTTTATATCAATCTACAAAAAAAGCTTTCGCAAAAGGGAGATAGACGGTTATCCCCCTTTTGCCTTTCCAGAACAAAAGAAAACGAAGCGCTTTGCCGAGAAAAGGATCTTCATGATGCAACCCCCTACTTATGAGGAACTGGCGCAGCGCGTGATCATTTTGGAACAAAACGAGGCGGCGCTGTTGCGTATATTTGCCGCGGCGCCGATTGGACTCGGACTGAGTTCAAACCGGAAATTCGTTCGGGCCAATGACCCGTTATGCCTCATTACCGGTTACTCTCGGGAAGAACTGATCGGAATGACGGAACGATCGCTTTATTTTGACCGAAAAGAATATGAGCGGGTTAGCCGGGAAATCATGCAACAGCTTCAAACCAATGCGCGAGGCAGTGTGGAAACCAGATGGCGCAGGAAAGACGGTCTCGGCGTGGAGATCCTTTTGCGTTGCAGCCCGACAGACCCGACGGATTCGATGGACAACCTCTCTGTCGTTGTTCTGGATATCACCGAACATCGACGCGCGGAAGCGGCGAGACAAAACAGCGAAGCGCAATTCCGATCTCTTTTTGAATTTGCGCCCAATCCTATTTGCCTTGAAGAAATTAAAGGCGGCGCGATACAGGCCAACCGGGCCATGTGCGATCTGTTCGGATATTCGAAAAAGGAATTGGCGGAAAAATCGTTTAAAGACCTAATGCATCCGGATGATGTGTACGCATGGATTCAAAAACGGGAGCTAATCCTTAAAGGAGACCTTCATTCAAGCCAGTTTGAAAAACGGTATCTCGACAAAAAAGGGGCGATCATCTGGGGCATCACCGCGCTGTCTTTGCTAAGAAAAACGGATGAAACCCCTCTTTTTTTCACGATTCAAATTCAGGACATTACGTATATTAAACGATTGGAAGAGCAACTGCTTCAGGCGCATAAAATGAAGGCTATCGGGACGCTTGCTGGCGGTATTGCCCATGATTTCAATAATTTATTAATGGGAATACAGGGCAGAGTCTCTCTGTTGCTTCTGGATGCAAACCAGGGGGAAGCCTCGTATGAGCACCTGAAAAAAATAGAGGCCCATATTCGTCGGGCGGCCAACCTCACACACCAGTTGCTCGGTTTTGCCAGAGGGGGAAATTACGAACTTCTGCTCACCGACTTATCCGGTCTGATTCGAAAAGAAGCCGACATGTTCGCCCGCACCCGAAAAGACCTGACCGTTCGGGTGACGCTCTCGGAAAATCTTTGGCCGGCAAAGGTTGACCCCGCGCAAATCCGCCAGGTGCTGCTCAACATTTATATCAATGCGTCGCAAGCCATGCCGGACGGTGGCACGCTGACCGTTAAAGCGGAAAATGTTCAAATCACCCCCTTGGATAACAAGCCGCTGGAAATCGGCCCCGGAAAATTCATTCGAATATCCATAACGGACACCGGCGTGGGAATGGACCCCGGCACGAAACAGCGTATTTTCGAACCCTTTTTTACGACCCGAAATTTGGGAAAAGGCACCGGATTGGGACTCGCATCCGCCTATGGCATCATTCGACATCATGGCGGTTTTATAAATGTATGCAGCGAAAAAGGGCGCGGAACCACCATGTCGGTGTATCTGCCCGCGGAAGATCTGGAAAGGCCAAAAGAAAGGACACCATCAACAAAAACAATAAAGAGCCGCAGGGGCATTTTGCTGGTCGATGATGAAGAAATCATCATTGAAATCGGGGAGCAGATGATTCGCCGGCTCGGTTACACCGTCTTGACCGCAGCATCGGGACAAGCCGCCGTTAACCTCTATTCGGAAAATAGGGAAATCATCGATCTGGTCATTCTGGATATGATCATGCCGGAGATGAGCGGGGAGGAGACACTCAATCAGTTGATGGGGCTTGATCAAAACTTAAAAATAATTATTTCAAGTGGTTATAGTATCAATGGGAAGGTGTCGGACTTGTTGAAATGCGGTGCGATCGGATTCATTCAAAAGCCCTTTAACATGACGCAGTTGGCCGAAGCGCTTCACAACGCCGTACCGATTGCCGAATAATGTCGGGGTTGCCTTCGGTTATCAGCCGAGCGCGTCATTGATTCCGCTTTTTCGTCAATCAGATGCATCGGAATCGGATTTTCGATCTATCTTTTCGGTCGGTTTATTCTCCGTCTCATTCGTGGCTTTTTTAAAATTTTTAATGGCTTTGCCCATTCCCGCACCAATTTCAGGCAATTTGCCCGCACCGAAAATAATCAGGATTATTACCAGAATAATAATTAATTCAGGCATTCCAATTCCAAACATATCCGCTCCCATTCCTTACGGGTTGCTTTCCTCGAGATCCCTTAGCAACCGTAAAAATTCTTTTGATTTGGTATGTTGATCAAGCGCGCTTTTATACTCGATCCATGCTTGCCAGCTTTTCATCCACACCTCGTTGTGCCAATAACAATCCGAATCCCCCCCGCCTTTTAGGCGCTCAATATAATCAATATATTCCTCAGCGCAACTAAAACAAAAGCGATAGGGAACACGCAATAGCTTTTCGGCGCCGATCTCATCCCGTTCCGCCGTGTCGACATGAATTCCACATTTTTCGCATTTGATCCGACAATGTGTACACTGAATCACTTGTTGAACCGCATGAATCTTGCGCTTTTTTACTCGCTCCGCTTTTTCTTTGTCGGAAAGAAGCCGTTTGTCCCCTATGGATATGATTTCCGCCAAATCCCACCACCCGGATAAGAATTTGCTTGCGATTCTGGTTGATTTCGGCTGTCACAATACCACCGGGCCGTATGACTGTCAAACCATTTGCCGAGCGTCAAAATTGGAAATCCGCCTGCGGATTGATTGTAATACCGGCCAGGCCATGTTAATAACGTGTCACCTTCGACACGCAGGTTATAGAAAGGAAACGCTATGTCCGGATACGGATTTTACCCGAACTGCCTTCCGGTTCTCATCGGCAGCATTCCCATGAACGATCACTTGGCCGCCACGGAACTGGTGTTGGCCCATACCCCTGAAATTCCGCTTTGGGTTCAGCTTCCCGCCTTCCGGGAAGAAGGCATGATGGCCCAGTTTCTGCCGGGCATGCCGGGACTTACGGAAGATAAAGGACGGCTTTTCATTGACGCACAAGGTGACCGCTATGAAACAGAAGCTTTGGCGTTTTATGAGGCATTCATGGCGGAATCCGAGGCAGAACGGATCTGCGCATCATCGCGCTTCGCCTTGCAGCCGGATACCGCAAAGGGATTTTTTGTGCTGTTGGATCGAATTAAGGACCGTGAGCCCTTGCCGCTTGCCGTAAAAGGCCAGATCACGGGTCCGATTACGTTTGCCACCGGTGTGTGTGATGCAGCAGGGCGGGCTATTTTTTATAATGATCAGCTTCGGGATGCCGCGGTCAAACTCATTGCCATGAAAGCGCGCTGGCAGGCGCAACAGCTCAAGCAATTCGGAAAACCCGTGGTGATTTTCTTCGACGAACCGGCGCTTGCCGGATACGGCTCTTCGGCCTTTATCAGCATCTCCAGGGAAGATATTTCAACCTGCTTTGCAGAAGTGATCGAAGCCGTCCATAAGGAGGGCGCCGTGGCCGGTATTCATGTCTGCGCCAATGCGGACTGGTCCTTATTGCTCGAATCCGCCACGGATGTGATCAGTTTTGACGCGTACGCCTATTTTGATAAGCTGATTCTTTATGAAGGCCCGCTGCGGGGCTATCTTCAAAGAGGTGGTCTGCTTGCCTGGGGCATCGTGCCGACGGCCAACGCGGAAGACATTGATAAGGAAACCGTCGAAACGCTGACGGCTTCCTGGTGGGAAAAGGTCCGGCGCATTGAGGCATGCGGGATCAGTCGCGAAACCCTGCTGGCGCAGTCCTTTATCACCCCGAGTTGCGGTACCGGTTCCCTCAGCTTGGCCCATGCCAAAAAGGTATTGTCATTGACCCGGGCGGTATCGCAACAAATTCGAAAAACGAAAGCTCCGTCAAAATAGAGCGAAGCCAACAACCGGCCATGCAATGAGAAAGAAGATGCCATATGATGGAAAAACAAAAAGGGTATGTTCACGTCTATACGGGGGACGGCAAGGGAAAGACAACGGCGGCCTTAGGGGTGGCGATCCGCGCGGCGGGCCACGGCATGAAAACCTATATCGCGCAGTTCATGAAGGGAATGCCTTACGGAGAGCTGACCACCTTGGCACGAATACCCCAAATCACCATCCAGCAATATGGCGGTGATTGTTGTATTCGCAAAGAAGAGGTCACGCAATCCCATATCGATCAGGCAAAAGAGGGGCTGCGTCAGGCCCAAGCGGCCATGCTGTCGGGGGACTATGATATCGTTGTCCTGGATGAAATCAATGTGGCGGTCTGGTTCGGACTTCTCAGCGTTTCGGAAGTAATGCCGCTTTTCGCCCTGCGGCCGGCCCATCTGGAGTTGATTTTAACCGGCCGCCGAGCCCCTCGGGAATTTCTGGACCAAGCCGATCTCATCACCGAGGCGAAAAGCATCCGGCATTATTACGACAAGGGTATTCAAGCCAGAAAAGGCATCGAATACTAATAGTTGGCATCCGCATACTCCACCCAGCCGCCGGCCTTGACCAGCGCCCGATCGTAATCGGAAATGGAGAAGGTAACGGTTTCCGTGGTGCCGCCGGCGTGAAAAACAAAGGTGCCGGCTTCAAAATTCGTTGTGACCGTGGTGTCTTTTCCGGAGAATACGGTAAAAAGACGATTGATGGTCTCTTTCGGTAGTTCAACCGCCATCATGCCGCAATTGAACATGTTCTGGCGAAAAATTCGGGCAAAGCTGACGCCGATCACCAGAAAAATGTCGTTGACCTCCAGTGCCCAGGGCGCATGTTCCCGGGAAGAACCGCAGCCGAAATTTTCCCGGGTAAGCACCACCCGGGAGTCGGCAATGTCCTGTTTCTGATCAAACCCTTCAAGGGTAAGATCTTCCAGCAAATACGGCTTTAAGGCCTCCTTGGAAATTTCCGTCAGATATTTGGCCGGTATGATTTCATCCGTATTGATATCGGAGCGATCGAGAAACAGCACTTTTCCGCTGAAATTTTTCATGGCTTATCCTTTAAACAGGTCTGAATTGGTAATATGGCCAGCGATGGCGGATGCGGCCGCCGTTGCCGGGCTCATCAGGTGCACCATGCCGCCTTTTCCCATACGGCCGTTAAAATTCCGGTTCGTGGTGGACGCGCACACCTCGCCTTCCGCCAAGACCCCGTTGCTCATGCCGAGGCAGGCCCCGCAAGTGGGGTTGGTGACACAAAATCCGGCATTCATGAAGATCTCGAGAATGCCTTCCGCCATGGCCTGCTGAAAGATTTTCGGCGTGGCCGGAGAGACAATTCCCCGCACCGTCTTCGCAATGGTGTTGCCGCTCAATACCTGGGCCGCAACCCGCAGATCTTCAATTCTGCCATTGGTGCAAGAACCGATATAAACCTGGTCGATCGGCGTTCCGGCCAGTTCACTCACCGGTTTGACATTGTCCGGTTTAAAGCCGAAGGTTGCCTGCGGAGACAACCCACTGACATTCAACTCGATTTGCGCTTCATAGGGCGCATCCGGGTCCGCGCAGAACACCTGAAACGCGGCCAGCGCCGCTTCCTTTGATGCAACCTCATTCTGAATAAATTCCCAGAGGTAGTCCACCGTGGTCATGTCCGGCGCACAAATGCCGCAAGTGCCGCCGGCCTCGATAGCCATATTGCACAGCGTCATTCGGGCCTCCATGCTCATCGCCGCCACAACCGGTCCGTCAAACTCGATGACCTTGTTCGTGGCGCCGTTGACGCCGAGTTTGCCGATAAGGGCCAAAATAACATCTTTGGCAAAAACACCCGCTTTCAAGGTGCCGCGGATGGTTACCTTGATGGTTTCAGGATAGCGAAACGCACACACGCCTTTTAAAATTCCCACTTCCAGATCGGTGGTGCCCACGCCCGCAGCAAACGCACCAAAGGCCCCGTGCGTGCACGTGTGGGAGTCCCCCATAATCACGGTGAATCCGGGCCGAATAAACCCTTTTTCCGGAAACAGGGCATGGCAGACGCCGTTTTGGCCGATATCAAAAAAATCACTGATTCCCTGCCGACGCGCCCAATCCCGCAACATTTTGCCCTGTAGCGCGGTCTTTGAATCCTTGGCCGGGGTGACGTGATCAATGACGGCCTTGATTTTATTTGAATCAAACACCCGGTCCTTTCCCCGGCGAATGAGATCATCAATGGCGGTCGGGGTGGTAATTTCATGGCATAATACGGCATCGAGCCGAATGACATGAATATCGCCCGCCGGATTATCGACATGATGGGTATCAAATATTTTTTGAGCAATCGTTTTTCCCATGGAATTTTCCTTAATTATTCATGTTAATCCGTGTCCGTTTTGAGTACCGATAGAAACGCGGATTGAGGAATCATCACCTTGCCGACCATTTTCATCCGCTTTTTCCCTTTTTTCTGTTTTTCCAAAAGCTTTCGTTTCCGGGTGATATCACCCCCATAACATTTGGCCGTAACATCTTTTCGAAGCGGAGAGATGGTTTCCCGCGAAATGATATTGCCGCCGATAGCGCCCTGAATGGCGATCTTAAACATCTGTCGGGGAATCTCTTCTTTTAATCGTTCGCAAGCATTTCGGGCGCGCTGTACCGCCCGGTCTCGGTGAACCAGCATGGACAGCGCGTCCACTCGTTCGCCGTTTAGTAAAATGTCAGCCTTGACGAGGTCCGAATCTCGATAATCCTTGATTTCGTAATCAAAAGAGCCGTAGCCCTGCGTAATCGATTTTAACTTGTCGTAAAAATCATAGATAACTTCCGCGAGCGGTATTTCAAATATCATTTCCAGCCGGTTGCTGGTCAGATACTGATAGTTGACGCTGATGCCGCGCTTGTCAAGGCAAAGCTTCATGACCGCGCCCATATACCGGTCCGGCACAATAATGGCCGCGCGAATAAAAGGCTCCTGCGTATTTTCAATCAGCATCGGATCCGGATAAAGCGCCGGGTTGTCGATAATTTGGGTGGTGCCGTCCTTCATCAACAGCTTATACTGTACCGATGGCGCCGTTAGGATAAGCGAGAGGTCAAACTCCCGCTCCAGCCGCTCCTGAACGACTTCCAGGTGCAAAAGTCCCAAGAATCCGCACCGAAAGCCGAACCCGAGGGCCGCAGAGCTGTCTTTTTCATAAATCAGAGCGGAATCATTTAATTTCAGTTTCTCCAAACTCTCGGCAAGATCTGAATACGCATCCGATGCAACCGGGTAAATGGATGAAAACACAACCGGTTTTGCCTCTTTAAAGCCGGAAAGCGGCTTTTCGCAAGGCCTTTTGGCCAAGGTGACCGTATCCCCGCACCGGGTGTCACTGACGGTTTTGATGCCGGCGATCAGATAGCCCACCTGCCCGGCCGAAAGGGTTTTTTGAGGCACCCGCACAATTTGAAAAAGCCCCACTTCCTCTACCCGATGGACGGCCCGATTCCACATAAACATAATGGTGTCACCGGCTTTGAGTTCGCCATCGATCACACGCACATGAACGATGGTTCCCCGAAACGAATCGT contains:
- a CDS encoding PAS domain S-box protein, which translates into the protein MMQPPTYEELAQRVIILEQNEAALLRIFAAAPIGLGLSSNRKFVRANDPLCLITGYSREELIGMTERSLYFDRKEYERVSREIMQQLQTNARGSVETRWRRKDGLGVEILLRCSPTDPTDSMDNLSVVVLDITEHRRAEAARQNSEAQFRSLFEFAPNPICLEEIKGGAIQANRAMCDLFGYSKKELAEKSFKDLMHPDDVYAWIQKRELILKGDLHSSQFEKRYLDKKGAIIWGITALSLLRKTDETPLFFTIQIQDITYIKRLEEQLLQAHKMKAIGTLAGGIAHDFNNLLMGIQGRVSLLLLDANQGEASYEHLKKIEAHIRRAANLTHQLLGFARGGNYELLLTDLSGLIRKEADMFARTRKDLTVRVTLSENLWPAKVDPAQIRQVLLNIYINASQAMPDGGTLTVKAENVQITPLDNKPLEIGPGKFIRISITDTGVGMDPGTKQRIFEPFFTTRNLGKGTGLGLASAYGIIRHHGGFINVCSEKGRGTTMSVYLPAEDLERPKERTPSTKTIKSRRGILLVDDEEIIIEIGEQMIRRLGYTVLTAASGQAAVNLYSENREIIDLVILDMIMPEMSGEETLNQLMGLDQNLKIIISSGYSINGKVSDLLKCGAIGFIQKPFNMTQLAEALHNAVPIAE
- a CDS encoding twin-arginine translocase TatA/TatE family subunit, which gives rise to MFGIGMPELIIILVIILIIFGAGKLPEIGAGMGKAIKNFKKATNETENKPTEKIDRKSDSDASD
- a CDS encoding cob(I)yrinic acid a,c-diamide adenosyltransferase, with the translated sequence MMEKQKGYVHVYTGDGKGKTTAALGVAIRAAGHGMKTYIAQFMKGMPYGELTTLARIPQITIQQYGGDCCIRKEEVTQSHIDQAKEGLRQAQAAMLSGDYDIVVLDEINVAVWFGLLSVSEVMPLFALRPAHLELILTGRRAPREFLDQADLITEAKSIRHYYDKGIQARKGIEY
- a CDS encoding 3-isopropylmalate dehydratase small subunit, coding for MKNFSGKVLFLDRSDINTDEIIPAKYLTEISKEALKPYLLEDLTLEGFDQKQDIADSRVVLTRENFGCGSSREHAPWALEVNDIFLVIGVSFARIFRQNMFNCGMMAVELPKETINRLFTVFSGKDTTVTTNFEAGTFVFHAGGTTETVTFSISDYDRALVKAGGWVEYADANY
- a CDS encoding 3-isopropylmalate dehydratase large subunit, giving the protein MGKTIAQKIFDTHHVDNPAGDIHVIRLDAVLCHEITTPTAIDDLIRRGKDRVFDSNKIKAVIDHVTPAKDSKTALQGKMLRDWARRQGISDFFDIGQNGVCHALFPEKGFIRPGFTVIMGDSHTCTHGAFGAFAAGVGTTDLEVGILKGVCAFRYPETIKVTIRGTLKAGVFAKDVILALIGKLGVNGATNKVIEFDGPVVAAMSMEARMTLCNMAIEAGGTCGICAPDMTTVDYLWEFIQNEVASKEAALAAFQVFCADPDAPYEAQIELNVSGLSPQATFGFKPDNVKPVSELAGTPIDQVYIGSCTNGRIEDLRVAAQVLSGNTIAKTVRGIVSPATPKIFQQAMAEGILEIFMNAGFCVTNPTCGACLGMSNGVLAEGEVCASTTNRNFNGRMGKGGMVHLMSPATAAASAIAGHITNSDLFKG